The genome window AAGCTTGCTGGCGGTTTCTTGAAAAGGGGACTGTATTAGGCAGATAGTGTTCATGTTATACTTCGGTTTCATTGCATACACCCTGCGTTATGGTTAATGCCATAATCTCTCATCCGGTTACCATACCGCATTCTCTGATTGAGCCCCCGACAAGAGAAATAGTAGGTCTTTCTGTCCCCCGGATAGAGGTAAGCAGGTATCTAGAATGCAGCCCGACCAGTAAGGTCATCAGAAGCATTTGCGATAATGCCCAGAAAGCTAGGGTTCAGGGACAAGTCCTTACCTTGAATCTTACTCCAAATACGCTGGAGCTATCGGAAGAAGTGAAGGCCTGCAAACCATGCGAGGCAACTGTCTCCCTGACACAGTTCTTAGGGGATGCCGAGAGAAACCGTGAGACTCGGATGCTTCCTCTTGAACAGACAGTTCTGGCCTTGAGCATGCTCGGTGTTGCAGCTAAGAACAACGGTTTGGTGCTCTAAACGCTGGAATAGCAAAGCCATCAAAATCCCGGTCCAAAGCACGACTACATTAGCTACTATAGCATGCATTCCATACCTGGAGAATGCCGTAGATGGAGCAATACTCCGCGACTCCCAGTGCCGACCGAGCTTGGATACTCAGGCTATTCAGTCAACCATGCTCGAGCTAGCTATCTTGCGACTCGAAATCTTCCATCACAAATCTCTCGAAAGTTGGGCTGAAAGTTATAGAGAAGGGAGGATGTGCTCGGATAGTGAGCGGATAGCCGGAGCGATACgctggctgaggatgagtgGTGAAGACAGGGTGGAAATGCTGCTCCCAGATCAGGTCAGGGCTGTTGAAGGATGCTCGGAATATTGTGTAAAGAGCAAACTCGACTGGGATATTGGGTTTCAGGATGGATTCTCTGAGAATATTACCAAGCCGCTTCGTCGCATTGCACTTGCGTAATATATTGATATGCAATTACTGCATTTCTTAGTTACGGTGGCATCTCCATACAATATTAAGTACTCTCTAAAGCTAGAACAGTGACCCTTGTACTGAATTGATCCTTACATTGATCTTCGGCCCCAAATAAAGCGCATGGGGAAGTAAGCCCCTGTATCCTTCAATTCCCTCTCTAGGTCTCGCACAAGGCTATCCAGCCTCTTATCCGATAACGGTCTCAAGGGAGGATCCAAACCTATCAACATTAGCTCCGTATCTTCAGATCCCATCTCAACTGACCTTTAGCACCAGCCGCAAACCCCTTGGCAATAATCAAATCCGCTCCAACTCCCAACCTCCCCAGCTCCTCATCTATATTTCTCTTCCCAACCGCCCTCATAGCCGTGATCTCGTGTACATCTTCCAGCCCAGATTCAACTAGCCAAGACTTCATATTAGACGCTTCAAGAGGATCTAGGCCTGAGGCTTGGCAAACACCTCTGATACACGCAAACATATCGTGATACCTCGGATTCTCTGTCGCGGGAGTTGGGCAAATGCGATCGCAGTCACCGATTTGGATCCATCCGCCTggtttgagaagcttgatgtGCTGATTCACCACGGCGCGTTGAGATGAGGCGGACCCAGCAGCGATCAGAATCATGCGCATGTTGACGAGATCGAAAGATCCATGCCATGATTCTGGCGGAGGATCTTTGATGTCTTGTTTCACATAGCTGATGTCATCCATAGCTGTCGTTGGAAAGAAAGAAGTATTGATATCAGTGCCGATAAAGGTATGTTCACCTCGAGCTGGCTTAGGAATGGAGGACTGAACATCACGTATCCAGAGACCATCCGCAGTTCCGACATCAAGGATAACTCGAGGCTGTGTCGAAAAGTCAAGCGGCGGAAAAATGAGGTTCCCATTTGTTGCCTGCTTGAACCCGAGATGATAAATGGTCAAGCGGCCTATGTCGCTGCTCACGTCTTGATCCTGGGCTTTGAGATACCACTCTGGCGTTGAGTAGACTGCCTCCGACATTTTGAGTTGTTTTTAGATTTCTGAATGAGTCAGCAAGGTGAAGTCAACAGATGACGCTTGAGTAAGATTCTCTGCTTATCCTTATCTCACAATTTCCGCGACGGCACGCGCCTGCTGAGCGGCGCAGCTACTGCTTACTCAATCTAGACTCTTCGACATGTATGAGGGCCAATCAAAGTTTTACATAGGTATTGTAAAAGATTTGTGTCGGATGCAGGGCTTTTGCATGCCGAATGAGTGTCACCATCTGGCGCTTTGATCGATAACCTTATATCATAACCTGTGGATATGCTTGGTGGCTTCATAAATTGGCTCAACAGTTTGAGCTTAAATTCGCGTGGCACCCATCAAGCACTGCATTTTGAGGCCGATCTCGGAATGTCTAAGATGT of Fusarium musae strain F31 chromosome 5, whole genome shotgun sequence contains these proteins:
- a CDS encoding hypothetical protein (EggNog:ENOG41), with product MSEAVYSTPEWYLKAQDQDVSSDIGRLTIYHLGFKQATNGNLIFPPLDFSTQPRVILDVGTADGLWIRDVQSSIPKPARGEHTFIGTDINTSFFPTTAMDDISYVKQDIKDPPPESWHGSFDLVNMRMILIAAGSASSQRAVVNQHIKLLKPGGWIQIGDCDRICPTPATENPRYHDMFACIRGVCQASGLDPLEASNMKSWLVESGLEDVHEITAMRAVGKRNIDEELGRLGVGADLIIAKGFAAGAKGQLRWDLKIRS